TTTCTTTCTTACTAGTGCCTCACGATCACGAGGCTGTGCTGAACGTGGAGCTAAGCGTTTTTATGGCTGCGTTCTTAGGAGTACTTTCCGTTCTACTTTTCGTACTCGCGAGTGCATTCGTGGTCTACATGAACTTTTTTTTCGTACCGAATCGGGAGCTGATCCGAGAGACCGACAATAATGTAGGGCTGTTTCTTTATTATAACTCTCTTCTCAAAGACGCTAAGAAAGAAATTTCCGGATTAGAAAAAAAGACAGAACAGTTGAACCTAGTCGCTTGGGAAGAAGTTCCCTGGAAAAGAATTCTCACCTTCGATTACGTACCTGAGTTCAGCTTAAAGAAGAATGTTCCGGAATCTTCGACTAACATGGATCTGTATTCCGATACTGTAGAAGGTTTTGCAGAGAGAAATATAGAATTGTACAAGATCAAACACGCCTTCCAAAACGCATTCGATTACTTGGAAGAAAGAGAGTCCATTCTATACGCGATGCCAAGAGGCAGACCGTTGAAACCTGGAGTAGGATTTGTGACTTCTACTTTCGGAGGAAGAGTGGATCCATTCGGCCTAGTAGAGATGGGAGAATTCCACTCAGGTATCGATTTTGCCGCGGGTGAAGGAACTCCTATATACGCGACAGCTCCAGGAGTTATAGAAGATAATGGACAATCCGCGGGAGGACTCGGAAAAAGTATCCGTATCAACCATTTGAACGGATTTTATACAGTGTATGGACACTGCTCCGTAGTCTTCGTGGAAAAAGGACAGTTAGTAACCAGAGGCCAACATATCGGAAATGTAGGCTCCACAGGAAAAGCCACAGGACCTCACGTGCATTACGAGGTTCATATAGGTTACGATCCTCCTATGGACCCCGCAGAATTCGTTAATATGGAATAATTTTTAATCTCTCCGAAACTTTCCCGATTCGGGGAACGAATATAAGGGAAAAAAGATCCAAAGAAGGAACCATGTATAAAGTCATAGATATTCCCGGACTAGTACCTTTCGTCCAGAAATACATCAGCAGCGGCTGGGAAGGAATTTCCACATTCAGTATTTTAGTAGTGATCGCCTTTTTGGCGGCCTCTTATTTTTTACCAAAGGAATTAGAGAGAAAACATCTGGATCCGACTCATGCAGATTGGCTTTTGATCCTAGGAGTTTTTGGAACATTCGTAGGCGCTAAAGTATTTTTTATCTTCGAGATTTGGGACCAAGTATTCATAGACACTCCCGGCTTTGACGGAAAGTATTTATACCCACTCACCCACTTTGATGGTTTCCCTGGTCGTCCAGGTCTTTGGTCCAGTTTATTCTCCGGAAGCGGTTTGGTATTTTACGGAGGGTTCCTGTTTGGGATCCTATTTATCAGCCTATACATGATCCAAAACAAATTGGATGTAAAAGCTTATTTGGACGCAGCAGTTCCGAGTATGGCATTAGGTTACGCGATCGGTCGACTAGGATGTTTTGTTTCCGGTGACGGTTGTTACGGATTTGCAACTCACGCAGACATTCCGGTTCTAACATTCACCTACTGGCCAACAAGTGCAGTCCCAAGCGGTGTTCCAGTCTGGAATACCCCAGTCATGGAATCGTTCGTATCTTTTCTATTCTTCATCTACTTCCAAAAATGGGCAAGATTCCAGAACTTCAAAAGATTCAGCCTTGGCGCTCAGTATCTTGTCCTACACGGACTTGCAAGACTAGGGATCGAGTTCTTAAGAGTGAATAAAGCTGTGATCCCTTTCTTCGATCCTCCAGTACAATCGAACATTCCTGGAGCGAGCGGAGAAACTACCACCTTCTTAAATGGATACTACTGGCATGGATTTTCTCAATCCCAGTATGTATCTATCGCGATCATATTGGTCGGTTTATATTTTTTGGTTAAATGGAAACTCTGGGAGAAGGAACCAGTCCCAGCTTAATTAAGAGACACAGAGTAAGTAAAGAGACTCAAAGTTTTTCTCACACAGAGTCACTAAGACACAAAGGGGAAAAGATTTTGAGCGATGTTAGAATTTCTACATCGCCATTCCCAAAAATTCTCTGAGGCTCCGTGTCTTTGTGTGAAAATATCTCTGTGGCTCTCGTCCACTCCGCGTCTCATTCTCCGGAGGCGTGGAACTTCTCCCCTTTGATGGTGCGGATCATATCAGCTGTATTTAAATAATTCGTAGTTTTAAAAAGAACCTTTCCATCAGAGGAAAAGATCACAAAGAAAGGAAGACCTATTTTCAACTCAGGAAACCTAGGATCGTTCTCATATATTAGAAAATCCTTATCATCGTCTCTGATCTTTAAAAGGATAGTTTTGCCAAGCGCCTGGTTCAAATTCGGATCGGATAAGGTCAGGTCTTCGAAAGCCTTGCAGTTAGAACACCAATCCGCGTAAAAATCCGCAAACACCAAGCGATCTTCACTACGAGCGGTCTCGAAAGCGGTTTCGGAAATTCGATGCCATTCTAGATTTCCGTGTTCTTCTACTATATCCTTCTTGATCCCGCCGGTACCAACTCCCCAACCAACAAGTCGTATCAAGATTGCGCTAGAACAAATAAGTCCGGTAAGAAGTAGAGCCTTCTTCGTTCTTTCCGTACGAAGAAGCGACTTAGGTTGATAGAAATACGCAGCAATCAAAACTCCAAGAGCGGCAGCTAAGATCCCAAGACTCAGATCAGATGGAACTGACCATAATTGCATTGCCTTATTATAGTAAGACCATGCAAAGTAAAAGACCACAAATCCTAAAACGATCTGTATCCATCTGGTCCATTTCCCTCCGCGAGGAAGGGAAAGTCCAAATACTCCTAAAAACAAGAACGGCAATCCTAAACCTAAACCGAACAACGCCATCTTGAACGAGGAAACCGCTAAAGAAGAAACACTAATACTTTGGACTCCTGCGGTCACTTGGATCAAGATCGCAACTACGATCGGACCTACACAAGGAGAGGAAAGAAAACCTGCTCCCATTCCCAAAAGAAAAGTTCCCTTCCAGCCTTGACAACCTCTCCATTCCTTATTAGGAAAGATGGGTAAATACAAAAATCCTAATGAAGCAAGTCCTAATAAAAAGATAAGTGCAGCTAAGAATAGATTGGTTCCGGGATATCTTAGTACAGTGTTAAACGCTCCGCCAGAAATTCCTGCCACGAGCCCGAAACAAAAATACATGAATGCCAATCCGGTATAATATACCAAAGGATGGAATACTTTGTTCGTGGCGGTCTCACCCCTTGCTTGGATGATCCCCACAGTGATCGGATATAATGGATAAACGCAGGGAAGAAGGCTGGCACAAAGTCCCCCCAATACGAGAAAGATCGCGGAATTGAATCCAAATTCTGAACCGGAGAGTCCGGTTTCCAACCATTGATTCAAAGAAGAGATCCAGGATTCAGAAACGACCTGGGATTGGGCCTGTAAAGAGCTAGTTAGAAAAAAGAAGAATATTAGAAGTCCGGCGCGGGACGCGAACGCTGAGGAGAGAAGGATCCGAATTTTCTTCATGGGATGGACGATTAGACCCAAATAGGATTTCTATTTCTCCTAAGATACATTATCGGACTCCATAACCTTGAAACCAAATTGCGATTTCTAAAAGTATGGTCAATCCTGAATTCCCAGGAGGACACCCTTAGATCTGGTCTGTACTTGTTTTGACGAGTGGAAAGGAAGAAAGGACGGAAAAAGCCCGATCCTTTTCTAAAAAAAGACCGGGCTCGAGCATTAAGACCCTTCAGATGGCGAACTGAAGGGTGAGAGAGAAATACGTACTATTCTTATCGATATTGTATTGTTTTTGGTTTTTGATCGCGTCTCCCGCGTAAAGAACCGTAGCTCCAGCCCAGATCGAGAAATAGTCATTGATTTTCTTGATATAGATCAGGTCATATTCCAGCAAAAGTCTGTGTCCAGGTTGCCAATTTTTCAGGAAAGGATTGTTGGCATAGTTTTCGGTACTTCCTGAAACAGTCTTGTTCGCAAGGAAGTCTCCGTTCGCGTCAAATCCAGTGCTTCCTGAAACTGCTGTCCTGTTACCGTCATACCAAGCATCTTGGACTTTATCCTTGCGAATATCGTAAACTGCGAAAATGAATCTTCCCCAAGTATCATCATAGTATTGGATATGAATGGAAGAAGTTCTTACGTTCGCCCAGAAGGCAGCGTTCGCGATACCGTTCCCTGAGTCGAAGTATGGGAATCCACCGGATCTTGTAGCAAATAAAGGATCCCAGGTAGCGGATTTTCCGTCAGCTCTGTTCGGGTCACCGGAGGCTCTCGCAAACTGTACTCCCACACGGAAACCTTTATAGTTATAACCTGTTTGAGCGAGGAAGAAGGAAGCGTCATGCTGAACAGTTTCCTTGTAAGCAGCATGTTTGTTCGTTCCGGATCCTATAGTAGTATTTAAAGTATCCCAAGAAGCGTCTATAGTTTGTCCTGTGCTTCCAGTTTGGGCTGCGTATTCTAAGCCCCAGTCCCAGGATTTTCCCGCAGGAAGACTTCTACCAGAAGCAGTTCTGTTACTCAAACGAACTCCTGTAGTGAATAGATTGTCTCTTCCGTTTGTTCTTTCGTTCGGATCAACGAGCACTCCGGTAGCGGTTGTAGTATTATACTTTTTGATCACTCCAATCTCATATATATCAACCACTAACTCTTCGGAAGGTTTCCAAGTATTGTATAAGAAAGCGAGATATGTATCGTTGAGAGCTTTTGCTCCGCCAACTTTTTGGTTATTCGCAGTCACAAATCCGTTCGGACCGTTACTTTCTTCTGCAAGAACGGTATAACCTGCGTGCGTAGACCATGTCTTGGTATCGAATGCAACTCTAACTCCGTCAAAAGAGTTACCGATCTGGCTATCGTTACGAGCACCTATGATCCTGGAATCTCCGTAAGAGAAAACCTGACGACCTAAATACAATTTTGTATAAGGAAGAAAATCTTTCCAGATCACATAAGCTTCTCGGATATCCGTATTATTTTTTACCGGGATTTGGCTTCCAGGTGCGTATGCAGTCCCGATAGAATTCGTAAAAGAAGTCGGACCGTATCCGGTTCCACTTGGATCCTTGTACTGTCCATACAGACGAGTATCTTGGATGGTCAATTTTACCGCAAAGGATTCGTTGATATCTAAAAGAGTCCAAAACTGGCTGTTTTGGGTAACGTAGTTCTTAGAATCGCTTGTGGATCTATCAAAGTCTTGGTTATTAAAATTTTCGAATCTAGGACGGATCTGCAAACCGAAACGAAGATTATCAGTGATCCAAAGATTAGAACTTTTTTTAACCGAATCCTGGTGTTCCGGAGTTAAAAGTAAAGTGCCTAGTAATTCCCCATCTAATTTACCTTTCCAAGGACTTTTATAAGGAGCGGCAGGAGCTTTCTCTTTTTCCTTCTCCTTGTCTTTATCCTTAGCTTCCCCATTAGGAGCGGCAGTGGTTGCTGGAGTTTGGGTAGCAGGTGCGGAGGTTTTTTCTTCCGTAGCCGCCGGTTTCACAGGAGTGGTCTCGGCCTGAGTCACTGTTTCCTGTTTTGGGGGCTCTACCCCTTGGGCCCAAAGAGTCCCTAATCCTAAAAGCCCGAAGGACAAAAAGAGTCGGACTGACAAGAGTGAATATTTTTTGTTCCGACTCGGTCGGCTTGTAATTGTATTTTTTAACATATGGGGAGTCCCTTATTTTGGATTAAAATCCAATATAGCGGATATAACTCAGAGTTTAACAGATTTTGTAAACAATTTATTTGATATTTCTCCAGATTTTTTGACCTTGGTCGTTTTTTTGATCAAAAATAACAATTTAAATACGACAAAATGGCATCTCATCTGCTAAAGTAGAATTTCCCGAGATTTCTTTTAGAATCCAGGATTGTGCCAAAAGACCGATAGAATAAGATAGAATGCAGATAAGAATAAGACACATAACGCGGGTCTGGATCCTAGTTTTTCTGCTATTCTCCCCTACATTACAAAAATTGAATCCAATTCCTGTCTCTATCAGTACGGAACCGGATCTGGATTATAATTACGAATACGAGAAGAATGGTGTATATACCAAGTTTTCTGACTGGGTCCCTTACAAACTCCATAAATGGGAGCCTAAGTTCTTAGAAGACTATTACGAGATGTATGGGCTCAAACTCCATTATAAAGAGAATGAGCTAAGAAGGAATATATTCTTTCTAAAAGCAGGTTTACAAAAAAGATTCCGTCATCCAAGGAACGCACTC
Above is a genomic segment from Leptospira johnsonii containing:
- a CDS encoding M23 family metallopeptidase codes for the protein MNNEAKFEDRPRAAERLKIKYLRFRSSWLKIKEKGSRKISFLLVPHDHEAVLNVELSVFMAAFLGVLSVLLFVLASAFVVYMNFFFVPNRELIRETDNNVGLFLYYNSLLKDAKKEISGLEKKTEQLNLVAWEEVPWKRILTFDYVPEFSLKKNVPESSTNMDLYSDTVEGFAERNIELYKIKHAFQNAFDYLEERESILYAMPRGRPLKPGVGFVTSTFGGRVDPFGLVEMGEFHSGIDFAAGEGTPIYATAPGVIEDNGQSAGGLGKSIRINHLNGFYTVYGHCSVVFVEKGQLVTRGQHIGNVGSTGKATGPHVHYEVHIGYDPPMDPAEFVNME
- a CDS encoding prolipoprotein diacylglyceryl transferase; the protein is MYKVIDIPGLVPFVQKYISSGWEGISTFSILVVIAFLAASYFLPKELERKHLDPTHADWLLILGVFGTFVGAKVFFIFEIWDQVFIDTPGFDGKYLYPLTHFDGFPGRPGLWSSLFSGSGLVFYGGFLFGILFISLYMIQNKLDVKAYLDAAVPSMALGYAIGRLGCFVSGDGCYGFATHADIPVLTFTYWPTSAVPSGVPVWNTPVMESFVSFLFFIYFQKWARFQNFKRFSLGAQYLVLHGLARLGIEFLRVNKAVIPFFDPPVQSNIPGASGETTTFLNGYYWHGFSQSQYVSIAIILVGLYFLVKWKLWEKEPVPA
- a CDS encoding cytochrome c biogenesis protein CcdA, giving the protein MKKIRILLSSAFASRAGLLIFFFFLTSSLQAQSQVVSESWISSLNQWLETGLSGSEFGFNSAIFLVLGGLCASLLPCVYPLYPITVGIIQARGETATNKVFHPLVYYTGLAFMYFCFGLVAGISGGAFNTVLRYPGTNLFLAALIFLLGLASLGFLYLPIFPNKEWRGCQGWKGTFLLGMGAGFLSSPCVGPIVVAILIQVTAGVQSISVSSLAVSSFKMALFGLGLGLPFLFLGVFGLSLPRGGKWTRWIQIVLGFVVFYFAWSYYNKAMQLWSVPSDLSLGILAAALGVLIAAYFYQPKSLLRTERTKKALLLTGLICSSAILIRLVGWGVGTGGIKKDIVEEHGNLEWHRISETAFETARSEDRLVFADFYADWCSNCKAFEDLTLSDPNLNQALGKTILLKIRDDDKDFLIYENDPRFPELKIGLPFFVIFSSDGKVLFKTTNYLNTADMIRTIKGEKFHASGE
- a CDS encoding alginate export family protein, whose translation is MLKNTITSRPSRNKKYSLLSVRLFLSFGLLGLGTLWAQGVEPPKQETVTQAETTPVKPAATEEKTSAPATQTPATTAAPNGEAKDKDKEKEKEKAPAAPYKSPWKGKLDGELLGTLLLTPEHQDSVKKSSNLWITDNLRFGLQIRPRFENFNNQDFDRSTSDSKNYVTQNSQFWTLLDINESFAVKLTIQDTRLYGQYKDPSGTGYGPTSFTNSIGTAYAPGSQIPVKNNTDIREAYVIWKDFLPYTKLYLGRQVFSYGDSRIIGARNDSQIGNSFDGVRVAFDTKTWSTHAGYTVLAEESNGPNGFVTANNQKVGGAKALNDTYLAFLYNTWKPSEELVVDIYEIGVIKKYNTTTATGVLVDPNERTNGRDNLFTTGVRLSNRTASGRSLPAGKSWDWGLEYAAQTGSTGQTIDASWDTLNTTIGSGTNKHAAYKETVQHDASFFLAQTGYNYKGFRVGVQFARASGDPNRADGKSATWDPLFATRSGGFPYFDSGNGIANAAFWANVRTSSIHIQYYDDTWGRFIFAVYDIRKDKVQDAWYDGNRTAVSGSTGFDANGDFLANKTVSGSTENYANNPFLKNWQPGHRLLLEYDLIYIKKINDYFSIWAGATVLYAGDAIKNQKQYNIDKNSTYFSLTLQFAI